Proteins encoded together in one Bacteroides zoogleoformans window:
- a CDS encoding alpha-glucuronidase: protein MKHRLYLLICITLSFINQMAAENGSRLWLRQSGEAGASVEVSSRRASATLNLAAEELRQAWKGNPVTLSIERDKALAADGFKIVCGEGRVRVSSPTGTGLLYAAYHLLRLQESEQVIASTTENPAYTLRILNHWDNIDRTVERGYAGQSLWDWERLPHNLSERYKEYARANASVGINGTVLNNVNASPVILSAEYLNKVKALADVFRPYGIRVYLSVNFASPMALDSLPTADPLDKRVVGWWKKKVREIYSLIPDFGGFLVKANSEGQPGPCDFGRTHAEGANMLADALKSHKGIVMWRAFVYSPSDADRAKQAYLEFKPLDGRFRPNVIVQVKNGPVDFQPREPYSPLFGAMRHTSLMVEFQITQEYLGHSNHLVYLAPMWKEFFGLVPPSTLKAVAGVSNIGSDANWCGHPFAQANWYAFGRLAWNPSLSSEAIADEWLRQTFSKEKEFVEPIGRLMAESHEAAVDYMMPLGLHHIFAWGHHYGPEPWCNVPGARPDWMPSYYHRAEESGIGFDRSHTGSRATAQYPDSLCRLYDNPSTCPEQYLLWFHHLSWSHRMKSGRTLWDELCHRYDSGVQQVREFQKTWDRVESLIDAERFRDVQSRLKTQLRDAIWWKDACLLYFQEFSKLAIPYNIERPIHELEELKKIVLPISNFECPDSRLLNRNR, encoded by the coding sequence ATGAAACATCGACTCTATCTACTGATTTGTATCACTCTGTCATTCATCAACCAAATGGCTGCCGAAAACGGCAGCCGTTTGTGGTTACGACAGAGCGGAGAAGCCGGCGCATCGGTCGAGGTATCGTCCAGACGTGCATCCGCCACTCTGAATCTGGCTGCCGAGGAGTTGCGGCAGGCGTGGAAAGGGAATCCCGTCACCCTCTCCATCGAGAGAGACAAGGCACTTGCCGCCGACGGCTTTAAAATCGTGTGCGGCGAAGGCAGAGTGCGGGTAAGTTCGCCCACCGGAACCGGCCTGCTCTATGCCGCCTACCACCTGCTGCGCCTGCAAGAAAGCGAACAAGTCATCGCCTCCACCACAGAAAACCCGGCCTACACGCTCCGCATCCTCAACCATTGGGACAACATAGACCGCACCGTAGAACGGGGATATGCCGGACAATCGCTTTGGGACTGGGAGCGACTGCCCCACAACCTCTCCGAAAGATATAAGGAGTACGCCCGTGCCAATGCCTCCGTCGGCATCAACGGTACGGTGCTGAACAACGTAAACGCCTCCCCTGTGATTCTCTCCGCCGAATACCTGAACAAGGTAAAGGCGCTGGCTGATGTCTTTCGTCCGTACGGCATACGCGTCTATCTCTCAGTCAACTTCGCCAGCCCGATGGCACTCGACAGCCTGCCCACCGCTGACCCGCTGGACAAGCGTGTGGTTGGCTGGTGGAAAAAGAAAGTCCGCGAGATATACAGCCTCATCCCCGATTTCGGTGGTTTTCTGGTGAAAGCCAACAGCGAAGGGCAGCCCGGCCCGTGCGACTTCGGGCGCACGCATGCCGAAGGCGCCAACATGCTGGCCGATGCGCTGAAATCCCATAAAGGCATCGTCATGTGGCGCGCTTTCGTCTATAGTCCCTCGGATGCCGACCGTGCCAAGCAGGCTTATCTCGAATTTAAGCCGCTGGACGGACGTTTTCGCCCGAACGTCATCGTGCAGGTAAAGAACGGGCCGGTGGACTTTCAGCCTCGCGAGCCTTACAGCCCTCTGTTCGGTGCCATGCGGCATACTTCGTTGATGGTGGAATTCCAAATCACCCAAGAGTATCTGGGGCACTCCAACCACCTCGTCTATCTGGCACCCATGTGGAAAGAGTTCTTCGGCCTTGTGCCGCCCTCTACGCTAAAAGCCGTTGCCGGCGTTTCCAACATCGGTAGCGATGCCAACTGGTGCGGACATCCTTTTGCCCAAGCCAACTGGTATGCCTTCGGGCGTCTTGCGTGGAATCCGTCGCTCTCGTCCGAAGCCATAGCCGACGAGTGGCTGCGACAGACTTTCAGCAAAGAAAAGGAGTTCGTAGAACCCATCGGGCGGCTAATGGCCGAAAGCCACGAAGCGGCAGTGGACTATATGATGCCGCTCGGCCTGCACCACATTTTTGCTTGGGGACATCACTACGGCCCTGAACCCTGGTGCAACGTGCCGGGTGCACGCCCCGACTGGATGCCTTCTTATTATCACAGAGCCGAAGAGAGCGGTATAGGCTTCGACCGCAGCCACACGGGCAGTCGTGCCACCGCTCAATATCCCGACTCGCTTTGCCGATTGTACGACAATCCGTCCACTTGTCCCGAACAATACCTACTTTGGTTCCATCACCTCTCGTGGAGTCACCGCATGAAGAGCGGGCGCACCCTGTGGGATGAGCTTTGCCATCGCTACGACAGTGGTGTGCAGCAAGTGAGGGAGTTCCAGAAGACGTGGGACAGAGTTGAGAGTTTGATAGATGCCGAACGTTTCCGGGACGTGCAGTCGCGACTGAAAACGCAACTCCGCGATGCCATTTGGTGGAAAGACGCCTGCCTGCTCTATTTTCAGGAATTCTCAAAGCTCGCCATACCGTATAATATAGAACGCCCCATACACGAATTGGAAGAGCTGAAGAAGATTGTCCTGCCCATCAGCAACTTCGAGTGCCCCGACAGCCGATTGCTGAACCGCAACCGATAG
- a CDS encoding glycoside hydrolase family 43 protein: MKKEMRYLVPGDYMADPAVHVFNGRVYIYPSHDWESGIPENDNGDHFNMKDYHVFSTDDVMHGEIKDHGVVLATEDIPWAGRQLWDSDVAFKNGKYYMYFPLKDKNDIFRIGVAVSDSPEGPFIPQPDPIKGSYSIDPAILDDGDGCYYMYFGGLWGGQLQRYRDNKALESAVLPTGDEPALPGRVVKLSDDMLQFAEEPRPAVILDENGKPLTAGDNGRRFFEASWVHKYNGKYYFSYSTGDTHRLCYAIGDNPYGPFTYQGVILTPVVGWTTHHAITEYKGKWYLFHHDCVPSNGRTWLRSLKVCELEYDSEGKIMTIDGGGE, from the coding sequence ATGAAGAAAGAAATGAGATATTTAGTACCCGGAGACTACATGGCAGACCCGGCAGTGCATGTCTTCAACGGCAGAGTGTACATCTACCCCAGCCACGACTGGGAAAGCGGCATCCCCGAAAACGACAACGGCGACCACTTCAACATGAAAGACTACCACGTCTTTTCTACCGACGATGTGATGCACGGCGAAATCAAAGACCACGGAGTGGTGCTTGCCACTGAAGACATCCCTTGGGCAGGGCGTCAGCTATGGGATAGCGACGTGGCCTTTAAAAACGGTAAATACTACATGTACTTCCCGTTGAAAGACAAGAACGATATTTTCCGTATCGGCGTGGCCGTCAGCGACTCGCCCGAAGGGCCTTTCATCCCGCAGCCCGACCCGATAAAAGGAAGTTACAGCATAGACCCCGCCATTCTGGACGACGGCGACGGTTGCTACTACATGTACTTTGGCGGATTGTGGGGCGGGCAACTGCAACGCTACCGCGACAACAAAGCATTGGAAAGTGCCGTATTGCCCACCGGTGATGAGCCTGCCCTGCCGGGACGTGTGGTGAAGCTGAGCGACGACATGTTGCAATTTGCCGAAGAGCCGAGACCCGCGGTGATTCTGGATGAGAATGGCAAACCGCTGACTGCCGGCGACAACGGACGCCGCTTCTTCGAGGCCAGTTGGGTGCACAAATACAATGGCAAGTATTATTTCTCCTACTCCACCGGCGACACGCACCGCCTGTGCTATGCCATAGGAGACAATCCTTACGGGCCTTTCACTTATCAGGGTGTCATCCTCACTCCCGTGGTGGGCTGGACCACCCATCATGCCATCACGGAATATAAAGGGAAGTGGTATCTTTTCCACCACGACTGTGTGCCATCCAACGGCCGGACGTGGCTCCGAAGCCTGAAGGTATGCGAACTGGAATATGACTCGGAAGGAAAAATCATGACCATCGACGGAGGAGGAGAGTAA
- a CDS encoding sialate O-acetylesterase, translating into MMFSGYNKIRLEMAVLLFLCGVVMAEAKVKLPALISDGMVLQREQPVKVWGTADTGESIRVSFGKAALPLSIKGKKQKGAYITTTNSDGQWSIELPPLKAGGPYVLQINDTEIKDILIGDVWLCSGQSNMELPVRRVTDMFADEIASYNNERIRHIIVPKVYNFHAPQADMPQTAWKKLNQENVMEFSALAYFFAKALYEKTGIPIGLINASWGGTPVEAWVSEEGLKEFPLYINDKRRYEDDRYREHIKQVEGENFRRWNEALYRGDAGLHEATPWYAKEYDASAWREIDMFASDWGNNGLNPIGGSHWFRQEVNIPDIMPNSEATLRLGCMADADSVYVNGVFAGNTTYQYPPRIYKVPAGVLKAGKNNITVRLISNGGQPGFVKEKPYKIIYQAANGQAAKEINLQTSWKYHLGAPMTNAPDMMFFCYKPVCLYNAMIAPFKNYGIRGVVWYQGESNVSRRNEYQSLLTAMIADWRRTFQSEKLPFYIVELADFLSKEDVYGRRAWAEMRQVQAETARANPNARLIKNSDLGEWNDIHPLDKKTLGQRVAEAVSERAVPESGQAK; encoded by the coding sequence ATGATGTTTAGTGGTTATAATAAAATCAGGTTAGAAATGGCAGTGCTGCTTTTTCTTTGCGGTGTCGTGATGGCGGAAGCGAAGGTAAAGCTGCCTGCCTTAATTTCAGACGGAATGGTGCTGCAACGCGAACAACCCGTCAAGGTATGGGGGACAGCCGATACCGGAGAGAGCATCCGAGTGAGCTTCGGCAAAGCCGCTCTTCCGCTCTCCATAAAAGGTAAGAAACAGAAAGGCGCCTATATCACCACAACAAACAGCGACGGACAGTGGAGCATCGAACTCCCCCCCTTGAAAGCCGGAGGGCCTTACGTCCTGCAAATCAACGACACGGAAATAAAAGACATCCTGATAGGAGACGTATGGCTGTGTTCCGGGCAATCGAATATGGAACTTCCCGTCAGACGGGTGACGGACATGTTTGCCGACGAGATAGCGAGCTACAACAACGAAAGGATACGCCACATCATCGTGCCGAAAGTGTACAATTTCCACGCTCCGCAAGCCGACATGCCACAGACCGCCTGGAAGAAGCTGAACCAAGAGAACGTGATGGAGTTCTCCGCATTGGCCTATTTCTTCGCCAAAGCCTTGTATGAAAAGACCGGCATTCCCATAGGACTTATCAACGCCAGTTGGGGCGGAACACCCGTGGAGGCTTGGGTCAGCGAAGAGGGTTTGAAAGAATTTCCCTTATACATCAACGACAAGCGGCGTTATGAGGACGACCGCTACCGCGAGCACATCAAACAGGTGGAAGGCGAGAACTTCCGCCGCTGGAACGAAGCATTGTATCGCGGAGACGCCGGACTGCACGAAGCCACGCCGTGGTATGCCAAAGAGTACGACGCCAGTGCATGGCGAGAAATCGACATGTTCGCTTCCGACTGGGGGAACAACGGTTTGAACCCGATTGGCGGTTCGCATTGGTTCCGTCAGGAGGTCAACATCCCCGACATCATGCCGAACAGCGAAGCCACCCTGCGATTGGGCTGCATGGCAGACGCCGACTCGGTATATGTGAACGGAGTTTTTGCGGGCAACACCACCTACCAATATCCGCCGCGCATCTATAAAGTGCCGGCAGGCGTGCTCAAAGCCGGGAAAAACAATATCACGGTGCGTCTCATCAGCAATGGCGGACAGCCGGGCTTTGTCAAAGAAAAGCCTTATAAGATTATTTATCAGGCCGCAAACGGCCAAGCCGCCAAAGAAATCAACCTCCAAACGAGCTGGAAGTATCACCTCGGCGCTCCCATGACCAACGCTCCGGATATGATGTTTTTCTGCTACAAGCCCGTATGTCTGTACAATGCCATGATTGCACCGTTCAAGAACTACGGCATACGGGGCGTGGTGTGGTATCAGGGGGAATCCAACGTGTCACGGCGCAACGAATATCAATCGTTGCTGACTGCCATGATTGCCGATTGGCGACGGACTTTCCAATCGGAGAAGCTACCTTTTTATATCGTGGAACTGGCAGACTTCCTGTCCAAAGAGGACGTGTACGGACGCAGAGCATGGGCGGAAATGCGGCAGGTGCAGGCCGAGACAGCCCGAGCCAACCCGAACGCCCGCTTGATAAAGAACAGCGACCTCGGAGAGTGGAACGACATCCATCCGCTGGACAAGAAAACGCTGGGACAACGCGTGGCGGAAGCCGTGTCGGAACGGGCCGTGCCGGAATCCGGGCAGGCCAAGTAA
- the secDF gene encoding protein translocase subunit SecDF: protein MQNKGFVRVFAILLTLVCVFYLSFSFVTRHYTNKAKEFAKGDARAEQAYLDSLANEKVYFGNWTLKDCREMEIGLGLDLKGGMNVILEVSVPDVIKVLADNKTDEAFNQALASAAKLATTSQEDVITLFVKEYHKLAPEGKLSELFATQQLKDKVNQKSSDAEVEKVLREEVKAAVENSYNVLRTRIDRFGVVQPNIQSLEDKMGRIMVELPGIKEPERVRKLLQGSANLEFWETYTAKDVAPYLQSADAKLRTILSRNDEAEADSTASDSAAPAPAVAQASTADSLAAALKGESKEQTANLEQIKKEHPLLAILQVNPNNGPVAGYANAKDTAEINRLLSMPEVMAEMPKDLRLKWGVSAFEYDPKAQTFELYAIRSTERNGKAPLEGDVVVNAKDEYDQYGKPAVSMSMNTDGARRWAQLTKQNIGKSIAIVLDGYVYSAPNVNNEITGGNSQITGHFTPEQAKDLANVLKSGKMPAPAHIVQEDIVGPSLGQASINAGIISFVVALILLMIYMCSMYGFIPGMVANGALVLNLFFTLGILSSFQAALTMSGIAGMVLALGMAVDANVLIYERTKEELRAGKGVKKALADGYSNAFSAIFDSNLTSIITGIILFNFGTGPIRGFATTLIIGILISFFTAVFMTRLFYDYFMGKDKLLNLTFSSSISKNLMTNVHFDFMGRNKLWLTVTGTAIVVCLAFLTLRGLSQSIDFTGGRNFKVQFENKVEPEQIRELISSKFGDANVSVIAIGTDGKTVRISTNYRIEEEGNNVDSEIEAYLYETLKPVLTQNITLETFIDRENHTGGSIISSQKVGPSIADDIKESAIWSVVLALIAIGIYILIRFRNIAYSIGSVAALACDTIVILGAYSICWGWMPFSLEIDQTFIGAILTAIGYSINDKVVIFDRVREFFGLYPKRSKFQLFNDSLNTTLARTINTSFSTLIVLLCIFILGGDSIRSFAFAMILGVVFGTLSSLFVASPVAYLLMKNKKAGETATEETK from the coding sequence ATGCAAAACAAAGGATTTGTAAGAGTTTTTGCAATATTGCTCACACTGGTGTGCGTATTCTACCTCTCTTTCTCTTTTGTGACTCGCCATTACACCAATAAGGCAAAAGAGTTCGCAAAAGGCGATGCGAGGGCAGAACAAGCATACCTTGATTCTCTGGCTAATGAGAAAGTGTATTTTGGCAATTGGACTCTGAAAGATTGTCGTGAGATGGAAATCGGGTTAGGCTTGGACCTAAAGGGAGGTATGAACGTCATCCTCGAAGTATCCGTGCCTGACGTCATCAAAGTGTTGGCAGACAACAAGACGGACGAAGCATTCAATCAAGCTTTGGCCAGTGCCGCCAAACTGGCAACAACAAGCCAGGAAGACGTTATCACACTCTTCGTCAAGGAGTACCATAAGTTGGCTCCGGAAGGCAAGCTCTCCGAATTGTTCGCGACCCAACAGTTGAAAGACAAAGTAAATCAGAAATCATCCGACGCTGAAGTTGAAAAAGTATTGCGCGAAGAAGTAAAAGCGGCGGTTGAGAACTCATACAACGTACTCCGCACCCGTATCGACCGTTTCGGCGTTGTGCAGCCCAACATCCAAAGCCTGGAAGACAAAATGGGACGCATCATGGTGGAACTACCGGGTATCAAAGAACCGGAACGTGTAAGAAAATTACTACAAGGTTCCGCCAATCTGGAATTCTGGGAAACATACACAGCCAAAGACGTGGCCCCTTACTTGCAGTCTGCCGACGCCAAACTGCGCACTATCTTATCGAGAAACGATGAAGCAGAAGCAGACAGCACAGCTTCCGACAGTGCAGCCCCGGCACCGGCCGTGGCACAAGCCAGTACAGCCGACAGCCTTGCCGCTGCCCTGAAAGGTGAAAGCAAAGAGCAGACCGCCAACTTGGAACAAATCAAGAAAGAACATCCTTTGCTGGCCATCTTGCAAGTGAACCCGAACAATGGTCCGGTGGCAGGATATGCCAATGCCAAAGACACCGCCGAAATAAACAGACTCCTCTCCATGCCCGAAGTTATGGCCGAGATGCCGAAAGACCTGCGCCTGAAATGGGGAGTATCGGCTTTTGAATACGACCCGAAAGCACAGACTTTCGAGCTGTACGCCATCCGTTCTACCGAACGTAACGGCAAGGCTCCGCTGGAAGGTGACGTAGTGGTGAATGCCAAAGACGAATACGACCAATATGGCAAACCCGCCGTAAGCATGTCCATGAACACGGACGGTGCCCGCCGCTGGGCTCAGCTCACCAAACAGAACATCGGAAAGAGCATCGCCATCGTATTGGATGGCTATGTATACTCCGCACCCAATGTCAACAATGAAATCACCGGCGGTAACTCACAAATCACCGGCCACTTCACTCCCGAACAAGCAAAAGACTTGGCCAACGTATTGAAATCAGGCAAAATGCCCGCCCCTGCCCACATCGTACAAGAAGACATTGTAGGCCCGTCACTGGGACAAGCTTCTATCAACGCCGGCATCATATCGTTCGTGGTAGCATTGATCCTGCTGATGATTTACATGTGCTCCATGTATGGCTTCATTCCGGGCATGGTTGCCAACGGCGCACTGGTTCTGAACCTGTTCTTCACGCTGGGCATCCTTTCATCCTTCCAAGCCGCATTGACCATGTCCGGTATTGCCGGTATGGTGTTGGCACTCGGTATGGCTGTAGATGCCAACGTATTGATTTACGAGCGCACCAAAGAAGAGCTCCGCGCGGGCAAAGGCGTGAAGAAAGCATTGGCCGACGGTTATTCCAACGCATTCTCCGCCATCTTCGACTCCAACCTCACCTCCATCATCACAGGTATCATCTTGTTCAACTTCGGTACCGGCCCTATCCGCGGCTTTGCCACCACACTGATCATCGGTATCTTGATTTCATTCTTCACGGCAGTATTCATGACCCGTCTGTTCTATGATTACTTCATGGGCAAAGACAAGTTGCTGAACCTGACATTCTCATCAAGCATTTCCAAGAACCTGATGACGAATGTACACTTCGACTTCATGGGAAGAAACAAATTGTGGTTGACAGTCACAGGAACAGCCATAGTGGTATGCCTTGCCTTCCTTACGCTCCGCGGATTGAGCCAAAGCATCGACTTCACCGGCGGACGCAACTTCAAGGTACAGTTTGAAAACAAGGTAGAACCCGAACAAATCCGCGAATTAATCTCCAGCAAGTTCGGCGATGCCAATGTAAGCGTTATCGCCATCGGAACAGACGGCAAGACAGTACGCATCAGCACCAACTACCGCATCGAGGAAGAAGGCAACAACGTAGACTCTGAAATAGAAGCATATCTGTACGAGACCCTGAAGCCCGTATTGACCCAGAATATCACACTCGAAACATTCATCGACCGTGAGAACCACACCGGCGGCAGCATCATCAGTTCGCAGAAAGTGGGCCCGAGCATTGCAGACGACATCAAGGAATCCGCCATCTGGTCGGTTGTTCTTGCACTGATTGCCATCGGCATCTATATCTTGATCCGCTTCCGCAACATAGCCTACAGCATCGGTTCTGTGGCCGCCTTAGCTTGCGACACCATCGTTATCCTGGGCGCCTACTCCATCTGTTGGGGCTGGATGCCGTTCTCCCTGGAAATCGACCAGACGTTCATCGGCGCCATCCTGACGGCTATCGGCTACTCCATCAATGACAAGGTGGTAATCTTCGACCGTGTACGCGAGTTCTTCGGCCTCTATCCGAAACGCAGCAAGTTCCAGCTTTTCAACGACTCGCTGAACACCACGCTGGCACGTACCATCAACACTTCATTCAGTACACTGATCGTATTGCTGTGCATCTTCATCCTTGGCGGTGATTCTATCCGCAGCTTTGCATTCGCCATGATACTGGGTGTTGTGTTCGGCACACTGTCTTCTTTGTTCGTGGCATCTCCCGTCGCTTACCTGCTTATGAAAAATAAGAAAGCCGGAGAAACCGCAACAGAAGAAACAAAGTAA
- a CDS encoding MFS transporter, translated as MSHMSQKVSMAEKIGYSLGDCSANLVFQMMMIYQTKFYTDVFGLEGAVAGSVMLIARIVDAFVDPTVGLLSDRTQTRWGKYRPWVLWTALPFMVFYVLAFYNPGIEDKGLVAVYATISYTLLMTLYSFNNTPYASLGGVMTSDIKERNSITSIRFVAATIAQFVVQGLTLPLVSKFAGPEGDKGHGWLCTISLFAIIGFAFFVITFFSARERITPPSGQKTDTVKDIKDVFRSIPWRAMFILTLFLFTTLAMWGSAMNYYFENYVDADALYSFLDKLGLVTTQAGTGLGYNLLNAFGLIVGSPDKAYEVGFGVFNMLGALVQFFGVILLSGFLANRYGKKRVFIICLALTAAFTAMFYFPNETDIETMFFLNFLKSLAYAPTVPLLWAMIADVADHSEYINYRRATGFVFAGVVFALKAGLGIGGAILGFLLSGFGYVSGAGAAQTESAIHGIVLSSSLIPAATFFAGVIALCFYPITKTYNERMQAELTERRMKNDY; from the coding sequence ATGAGCCACATGAGCCAAAAAGTATCGATGGCCGAGAAGATCGGATACAGTCTCGGCGATTGCTCCGCGAACTTAGTGTTCCAGATGATGATGATTTATCAAACCAAGTTCTACACGGACGTATTCGGGCTGGAAGGTGCAGTTGCCGGCAGCGTCATGCTGATAGCCCGCATAGTAGATGCTTTTGTAGATCCCACCGTGGGACTTCTGTCCGACAGAACCCAAACCCGTTGGGGCAAATATCGCCCGTGGGTGTTATGGACCGCCCTACCTTTCATGGTGTTCTACGTACTGGCTTTCTACAATCCCGGCATTGAAGACAAAGGATTGGTGGCAGTGTACGCCACCATCTCATACACCCTGCTGATGACGCTCTATTCGTTCAACAACACCCCTTACGCCTCGTTGGGCGGTGTGATGACCAGCGACATCAAAGAGCGCAACAGCATCACCAGCATCCGTTTTGTGGCCGCCACCATCGCACAGTTCGTGGTGCAAGGACTTACGCTGCCTCTCGTCAGCAAGTTTGCCGGTCCGGAAGGCGACAAGGGTCATGGTTGGCTGTGCACCATTTCGCTGTTTGCCATCATAGGCTTCGCATTCTTCGTCATTACCTTCTTCTCCGCACGCGAACGCATCACGCCGCCCTCCGGGCAGAAGACGGATACCGTGAAAGATATCAAGGACGTATTCCGCAGCATCCCCTGGCGTGCCATGTTCATCCTCACCTTGTTCCTCTTCACCACGCTGGCCATGTGGGGAAGTGCCATGAACTACTATTTTGAGAATTATGTGGATGCCGATGCCCTATACTCGTTCCTCGACAAATTGGGATTGGTCACCACCCAGGCCGGCACGGGCCTGGGATATAACCTGCTCAATGCGTTCGGCTTGATAGTAGGCAGTCCGGATAAGGCATACGAAGTAGGCTTCGGGGTGTTCAACATGCTGGGCGCATTGGTGCAGTTCTTCGGAGTAATCCTGCTGTCGGGCTTCCTTGCCAACCGCTACGGAAAGAAGCGTGTATTCATCATCTGTCTGGCTTTGACGGCCGCTTTCACCGCCATGTTCTACTTCCCCAACGAAACGGATATAGAAACGATGTTCTTCCTGAACTTCCTGAAGAGCCTTGCCTATGCTCCGACAGTGCCGTTGCTATGGGCCATGATCGCCGACGTGGCAGACCATTCGGAATACATCAACTACCGCCGTGCCACGGGATTTGTCTTTGCCGGAGTGGTGTTTGCCCTGAAAGCCGGCCTTGGCATCGGCGGTGCCATCTTAGGCTTCCTGCTATCGGGCTTCGGATACGTCAGCGGAGCGGGAGCGGCACAGACAGAGTCGGCCATTCACGGCATCGTGCTTTCGTCGAGCCTGATACCGGCAGCCACGTTCTTCGCAGGGGTCATCGCCCTCTGCTTCTACCCCATCACCAAGACCTACAATGAGCGGATGCAGGCCGAACTGACGGAGCGAAGAATGAAAAACGATTATTAA
- a CDS encoding type I restriction-modification system subunit M, which translates to MASTKQREDLQSAIWKIANEVRGAVDGWDFKQFVLGTLFYRFISKNFTSFIEGGDESVDYAHLADDVITPEIKNDITKTKGYFIYPSQLFVNIAKNANTNINLNTDLAAIFDAIENSANGYASEHDIKGLFADFDTTSNRLGNTVEEKNKRLAAVIKGVESLDFGDFADNEIDLFGDAYEFLISNYAANAGKSGGEFFTPQNVSKLIARLALWEQKSVNKIYDPACGSGSLLLQAKKQFDEHLIEEGFFGQEINHTTYNLARMNMFLHNINYDKFDIALGDTLLNPQYGNEKPFDAIVSNPPYSVNWVGSDDPTLINDDRFAPAGVLAPKSKADFAFVLHALSYLSARGRAAIVCFPGIFYRGGAEQKIRKYLVDNNFVETVISLPPNLFYGTSIAVNILVLSKNKADAKTQFIDASGEDFFKKETNNNVLLPEHIDRIVDIFGNKEEVKHVATSVDNSKIAENDYNLSVSSYVEAEDKREVIDIAKLNEEVAQTVKRIDVLRADIDEIIKELEA; encoded by the coding sequence ATGGCAAGTACAAAACAAAGAGAAGACCTGCAATCAGCCATTTGGAAAATCGCCAACGAGGTACGTGGCGCCGTTGATGGATGGGATTTCAAGCAGTTTGTCTTGGGAACTCTTTTCTACCGCTTCATCAGCAAGAACTTCACCAGCTTCATAGAGGGTGGCGATGAAAGTGTAGATTACGCTCATTTGGCTGACGATGTTATTACTCCCGAAATAAAAAATGATATCACTAAGACCAAAGGCTACTTTATTTATCCCAGCCAATTGTTTGTTAATATCGCCAAGAATGCCAATACCAATATCAACCTGAATACGGATTTGGCAGCGATATTCGATGCTATAGAAAATTCAGCCAATGGCTATGCGTCCGAACATGACATCAAGGGACTTTTTGCTGACTTTGACACCACAAGTAATCGCTTGGGAAATACTGTCGAAGAGAAAAACAAACGGTTAGCAGCTGTCATTAAAGGAGTGGAAAGTCTTGACTTCGGCGACTTTGCAGATAATGAGATTGACCTCTTCGGCGATGCCTACGAATTTCTGATTTCCAATTATGCCGCTAATGCAGGAAAATCGGGAGGAGAGTTCTTCACGCCTCAGAATGTCTCAAAGTTAATCGCACGGCTTGCCCTTTGGGAACAAAAATCGGTAAATAAAATCTATGACCCAGCCTGTGGTTCTGGTTCATTGCTGTTACAAGCCAAGAAGCAATTTGATGAACATCTGATTGAAGAAGGCTTTTTCGGACAGGAAATCAATCATACCACCTATAATTTGGCGCGTATGAACATGTTTCTGCACAACATCAATTACGATAAGTTCGACATCGCCTTGGGCGACACGCTGCTCAACCCTCAATATGGCAATGAAAAACCTTTTGATGCCATCGTCTCTAATCCACCTTATTCGGTAAACTGGGTGGGAAGTGACGACCCTACGCTCATCAACGACGATCGTTTTGCTCCTGCCGGGGTGTTGGCACCCAAATCAAAAGCAGACTTTGCCTTTGTGCTTCATGCCCTCAGCTATCTTTCAGCAAGAGGACGAGCAGCTATCGTTTGTTTTCCCGGCATCTTCTACCGTGGCGGCGCCGAGCAGAAGATAAGAAAATATCTGGTGGACAATAACTTCGTGGAAACGGTCATCTCCCTACCTCCCAATCTGTTCTATGGTACGAGCATCGCCGTAAACATCCTTGTACTCTCCAAGAACAAGGCAGATGCCAAGACACAGTTCATTGATGCCAGCGGCGAGGACTTTTTCAAGAAAGAGACCAATAACAATGTGCTGCTTCCCGAACATATCGACCGTATCGTAGACATCTTCGGGAACAAGGAGGAAGTGAAACATGTTGCAACATCAGTAGACAACAGCAAAATAGCAGAGAATGATTACAATCTCTCCGTAAGTTCATACGTGGAAGCAGAGGACAAACGAGAGGTGATTGACATTGCGAAACTGAATGAAGAAGTGGCACAAACCGTGAAGCGAATTGATGTGCTGCGTGCAGATATTGATGAAATCATAAAAGAGTTGGAAGCATGA